A stretch of Eleutherodactylus coqui strain aEleCoq1 chromosome 2, aEleCoq1.hap1, whole genome shotgun sequence DNA encodes these proteins:
- the ASB15 gene encoding ankyrin repeat and SOCS box protein 15 — MRTGKAMEETSEDQLDSYEIQLGIQESLQAVAPSVRQDGFVPPSDINRKIVFAIKQGEITELQKYMQYKYALDEADEKGWFPIHEAVAQPVRQITEIILDAIHKTQCEQKTNDGDTPLTLAAKSGLGENVKALLEKGVWPNTKNRRGESPLLIAVRTGHYDIVSLLISYNCTINQPCVKRWSAMHEAAKQGSKDIIALLLKNGGNVSLRDGFGVTPLGVAAEFGQCDVLEQLIHKGGDINVEADDGSTVLSDAAAGGNPDCIALLLEYGASGNMPDKEGYLPIHKAAYGGHYLALKYLVPVTSRHAIKRSGLSPIHSAVDGQSVQCLELLLENGFDVNDLLAEHLSENYDDKRMTALFFAVSNKDVSCTETLLKTGANPNLDPLNCLLVAARSGSHEIVRLLLVHNANVNCYFMLVNDTHFPSAIQYALNDEIMLRMLLNNGYEVERCFDCMHGNMYGGSFVWTTSEELLPGWTSCVMTDTFFCDFITVPWMKHLVGRVIRVLVDYMDYVPICIKLKSILEVQKEWAEIQEIIGNPRSLKHLCRLKLRKVFGLERLQNLSSVKKVLLPPLLKSYLLYKEYDLYGKGLHLDT, encoded by the exons ATTTGTACCACCGAGTGATATAAACAGAAAAATTGTGTTTGCCATAAAACAAG GGGAAATAACTGAACTGCAGAAGTATATGCAATATAAGTATGCACTTGATGAAGCTGATGAAAAAGGTTGGTTTCCAATACACGAAGCAGTTGCCCAGCCAGTCCGTCAGATAACAGAAATCATCCTTGATG CTATACATAAAACACAATGTGAACAGAAGACAAATGACGGGGACACCCCACTGACTCTTGCTGCAAAGTCTGGACTAGGTGAAAATGTAAAAGCACTGCTAGAGAAAGGAGTCTGGCCGAACACCAAGAATCGTAGGGGAGAATCTCCTCTTCTTATCG CTGTACGGACAGGACATTATGACATTGTGTCCCTGTTGATCAGTTACAACTGTACCATTAACCAGCCCTGTGTGAAGAGATGGTCAGCCATGCATGAAGCTGCAAAACAGGGGAGCAAAGATATTATCGCTCTACTCCTGAAAAATGGTGGTAATGTCAGCCTTAGAGATGGTTTCGGTGTAACGCCATTAGGAGTAGCTGCTGAATTTGGGCAATGTGATGTATTGGAACAACTAATACATAAAG GTGGAGATATCAATGTAGAAGCAGATGATGGCTCCACAGTTCTCTCTGATGCAGCGGCTGGAGGAAATCCAGATTGCATTGCTCTTCTTTTGGAATATGGCGCTAGTGGAAATATGCCAGATAAAGAGGGTTATCTTCCTATACACAAAGCAGCCTATGGAGGACATTATCT TGCACTAAAGTATCTTGTTCCTGTAACATCACGACATGCAATAAAAAGAAGTGGATTAAGTCCTATCCATTCTGCAGTGGATGGTCAAAGTGTGCAGTGCCTCGAACTACTCCTTGAGAATGGCTTTGATGTCAACGACCTGTTAGCTGAACATTTATCTGAAAATTATGATGATAAAAGAATGACTGCATTGTTTTTTGCAGTATCCAATAAAGATGTTTCATGTACAgagacactattaaaaactggTGCTAATCCAAATTTAGACCCACTGAACTGTCTCTTAGTGGCTGCACGATCTGGTAGCCATGAGATTGTTAGACTTCTCCTGGTTCATAATGCGAATGTCAACTGCTACTTCATGCTTGTGAACGACACGCATTTTCCAAGTGCAATACAATATGCCCTCAATGATGAAATCATGCTACGGATGTTGTTAAATAATGGATATGAAGTTGAAAGGTGCTTTGACTGTATGCATGGGAACATGTATGGAGGATCATTTGTATGGACAACCTCTGAAGAACTGCTGCCTGGTTGGACATCATGTGTCATGACAGACACCTTT TTTTGTGATTTCATCACAGTGCCGTGGATGAAGCATTTGGTTGGAAGAGTTATTCGGGTGTTAGTGGATTACATGGATTATGTTCCAATTTGTATAAAACTGAAATCTATTCTTGAAGTACAAAAGGAATGGGCAGAGATCCAGGAGATTATTG GAAACCCCCGTTCACTGAAGCATTTGTGCCGACTTAAACTACGTAAAGTTTTTGGGTTGGAGAGATTACAAAACCTGTCATCTGTGAAGAAAGTTCTACTGCCTCCTCTCCTGAAGTCCTATTTATTGTACAAAGAATATGATTTATATGGGAAGGGGTTACATttggacacttaa